A single window of Cetobacterium sp. 8H DNA harbors:
- a CDS encoding nucleoside hydrolase has protein sequence MKKIPIIIDCDPGCDDTIALLLAFANKSLDIRGITVSAGNVHINNTTENTRRLVGIFNSKIKIAKGCEKPMFKTIVTAPEVHGESGLGEVVLPRTEKELETLNAVEFLSKVLKETTEKITIVITGPMTNIAVFLMTYPELKEKIEKFVIMGGSSIGGNVTPAAEFNIYVDAEAADIVFKSGIEIVLCPLDVTMNAFVEEEELLKIKSIGTLAADIAFGAINHALNFYKDTYGRKNVPMHDPCTIAYLLNENMFEGKKVFVGTELKGEFTYGETIIDYNDKLKQPKNAFVLNKINREAFIEMLYKSIKSL, from the coding sequence ATGAAAAAAATACCGATAATAATAGACTGTGATCCAGGATGTGATGATACAATTGCACTTTTGCTAGCTTTTGCAAATAAATCTTTAGATATAAGAGGGATAACTGTATCAGCAGGAAATGTACATATAAACAATACGACTGAAAATACTCGTAGATTGGTAGGGATTTTTAATTCTAAAATAAAAATAGCAAAAGGTTGTGAAAAGCCAATGTTTAAAACTATAGTTACTGCTCCTGAGGTTCATGGAGAAAGTGGACTTGGGGAAGTAGTTTTACCACGAACAGAAAAAGAGTTAGAAACTTTGAATGCTGTAGAATTTTTATCTAAAGTGTTAAAAGAAACGACAGAGAAAATAACTATTGTTATAACGGGGCCTATGACAAATATAGCTGTATTTTTAATGACATATCCAGAATTAAAAGAAAAAATAGAAAAATTTGTCATAATGGGAGGTTCATCAATCGGTGGAAATGTGACTCCTGCAGCAGAATTTAATATATATGTTGATGCAGAAGCAGCAGATATAGTTTTTAAGTCTGGTATTGAGATTGTATTATGTCCATTAGATGTAACAATGAATGCTTTTGTAGAAGAAGAGGAGTTGCTAAAGATAAAATCTATAGGGACTCTAGCAGCAGATATTGCTTTTGGAGCGATAAATCATGCACTGAATTTTTATAAAGATACGTATGGGAGAAAAAATGTTCCTATGCACGATCCGTGTACAATAGCCTATCTTTTGAATGAAAATATGTTTGAAGGGAAAAAAGTGTTTGTAGGAACTGAGTTAAAAGGTGAGTTCACTTATGGAGAAACCATCATAGATTATAATGATAAATTAAAACAACCAAAGAATGCTTTTGTTTTAAATAAGATAAATAGAGAAGCATTTATAGAAATGCTTTACAAGTCAATAAAATCACTTTAA
- a CDS encoding MATE family efflux transporter, which produces MSTNKNQLENQTISKLFYKFAIPASIGMLVNSLYVVADGVFISRGIGSIGIAAVNIGYPIINLTAALSLMFGAGGATLISLNSDNQSFKNKSFTYTIVLNLFFYILIASLVFMFPNQIMKSLGATELLLPMVKDYMYPCIVASFFLMLSISLNAVVRNDNAPKKAMNSLFIGAIANIVLDYVFIFILKMGIEGGAYATAIGQILSAVYLCMHFPNSSFKLDFNLKDIQWGLMGKICSLGFSSFILEFAVMVITILLNITLSKTEGQIGVAAYGIISYSFVIYRMLFTGLAQGIQPIVSFNYGRHNFKKVLEIFKFAHKFCFISTTIALILMKFLALDIVKIFTTESHLFEYTAKGLFLYSSAIIFVGANFMNISYLQAMDKALLANFISVCRGIVFMGIGIMVLPKLLGVNGIWLTLPFADVMTFILTCIIFKIFEINKKLKKSNI; this is translated from the coding sequence ATGTCAACAAATAAAAATCAATTAGAAAATCAAACTATCAGTAAATTATTTTATAAATTTGCCATACCAGCTTCTATTGGAATGCTTGTAAACTCACTATATGTTGTTGCAGATGGAGTATTCATATCAAGAGGAATAGGAAGCATTGGGATAGCTGCTGTTAATATCGGATATCCTATCATAAATTTGACTGCCGCTTTGAGTTTAATGTTTGGAGCCGGTGGTGCAACTTTAATATCATTAAATAGCGATAATCAAAGTTTTAAAAATAAAAGCTTTACATACACTATTGTATTAAATCTTTTCTTCTATATTCTAATAGCATCTTTAGTTTTCATGTTTCCTAACCAAATTATGAAATCTTTAGGAGCTACAGAACTTTTGCTTCCTATGGTTAAGGATTATATGTACCCATGCATTGTTGCTTCATTCTTTCTAATGCTTTCAATCTCCTTAAATGCTGTTGTTAGAAATGACAACGCCCCTAAAAAAGCTATGAATTCGCTTTTTATAGGAGCTATCGCAAATATAGTTCTAGATTACGTTTTTATATTCATACTTAAAATGGGAATCGAAGGGGGAGCTTATGCCACTGCTATTGGTCAGATTCTTTCAGCCGTTTATCTTTGTATGCACTTCCCAAACTCTAGTTTTAAATTAGATTTTAATTTAAAAGATATACAATGGGGATTGATGGGAAAAATTTGTTCTTTAGGTTTCTCATCTTTTATCTTAGAGTTTGCAGTTATGGTAATTACAATCTTACTTAACATAACACTTTCTAAAACCGAAGGACAGATAGGTGTTGCCGCTTACGGCATTATTTCATATTCTTTCGTTATCTATAGGATGTTATTCACAGGATTAGCTCAAGGGATTCAGCCTATTGTCAGTTTTAATTATGGAAGACACAATTTTAAAAAGGTTTTAGAAATATTTAAATTTGCTCATAAATTTTGTTTTATATCCACAACTATAGCTCTTATTCTTATGAAATTTTTAGCTTTAGATATTGTTAAAATTTTTACTACAGAATCTCATCTTTTTGAGTATACAGCTAAAGGTTTATTTTTGTACTCAAGTGCTATAATTTTTGTTGGAGCTAACTTTATGAACATCTCTTACTTACAAGCAATGGATAAAGCTCTTCTTGCTAACTTTATATCTGTGTGTAGAGGAATTGTTTTCATGGGTATTGGAATTATGGTTCTTCCTAAACTTTTAGGAGTAAACGGGATATGGCTTACCTTACCTTTTGCCGATGTAATGACATTTATTCTAACTTGTATCATTTTTAAAATATTTGAAATAAATAAAAAATTAAAAAAATCTAATATTTAA
- a CDS encoding MATE family efflux transporter: MKEKHKEMGEEPISKLLLKFSLPAMVGMFVNALYNIVDRIYIGNIPEIGPNAIAGVGVVFPIMIISIGFCLLIGMGGATNISISLGQKQKDSAEKYLGNATFLAIIFGLILTFITIFSMDLYITKLGTSPITEPYARDYLTIVALGFPFLMAGYVTNAAVRSDGNPKISMITLLLGAITNIILDPIFIFWMGLGVKGAAIATIISQIVSAIWTICYFNSKWSGIKLHFKNLALEWSKVKNIFIIGAGPFVLQMGSSVVTLVLNSSLMKYGGDIAVGAMTIVNAVNTFILMPIFGINQGVQPILGFNYGARKYHRVREAFILAVKGAITISTLGFLTIQLLSKYFIVIFTSNPELLNAASNGLRIFTLMFPVVGFQIIAAVYFQAIGKPKTTMFLSLSRQFIFLIPIVLLFSRLWGVKGIWMAVPCTDILSVVVTFIMTKRELNNLKILEKEEDLRIDVNK; the protein is encoded by the coding sequence ATGAAAGAAAAACATAAAGAGATGGGAGAAGAACCTATTAGTAAACTTTTACTAAAATTTTCACTACCTGCTATGGTCGGAATGTTTGTTAATGCGCTTTATAATATCGTCGACAGAATTTACATTGGAAACATTCCAGAAATTGGTCCTAACGCTATTGCAGGAGTTGGAGTTGTTTTTCCAATAATGATTATTTCTATTGGATTTTGCCTTCTTATTGGGATGGGAGGAGCCACAAATATCTCGATTTCTCTAGGACAGAAACAAAAAGATTCAGCTGAAAAATACTTGGGTAATGCAACTTTTCTTGCTATCATTTTTGGTCTAATACTAACTTTTATCACTATCTTTTCAATGGACCTTTATATTACAAAATTAGGAACTAGTCCTATCACCGAACCATATGCTAGAGACTACCTTACAATTGTAGCACTTGGATTCCCTTTTTTAATGGCAGGATATGTAACTAATGCTGCAGTTAGATCTGATGGAAATCCTAAAATTTCAATGATAACCTTACTTTTAGGAGCTATAACCAATATCATTCTGGATCCTATTTTTATCTTTTGGATGGGTTTAGGTGTTAAAGGTGCTGCTATCGCAACTATCATCTCTCAAATAGTTTCTGCTATATGGACTATTTGTTATTTCAACTCTAAATGGAGTGGGATTAAACTTCACTTTAAAAATCTTGCTCTTGAATGGAGCAAAGTTAAAAATATTTTTATAATAGGAGCTGGGCCTTTCGTTTTACAAATGGGTTCTAGTGTCGTAACACTCGTTTTGAATAGTTCACTTATGAAATATGGTGGAGACATTGCTGTTGGAGCTATGACTATTGTAAACGCTGTAAACACATTTATTTTGATGCCTATATTTGGTATCAATCAAGGTGTTCAACCTATTCTTGGTTTCAACTACGGAGCTCGAAAGTACCACAGGGTTAGAGAAGCTTTTATTTTAGCTGTAAAAGGTGCTATCACAATATCCACACTAGGATTTTTAACTATTCAACTTCTATCAAAATACTTTATAGTTATTTTCACTAGTAATCCTGAACTTTTAAATGCTGCTTCTAACGGTCTTAGAATTTTCACTTTAATGTTTCCTGTAGTAGGTTTCCAAATAATTGCAGCTGTTTATTTTCAGGCGATTGGAAAACCTAAAACTACAATGTTTTTAAGTTTATCAAGACAATTTATATTTTTAATCCCTATTGTTTTATTATTTTCTAGATTATGGGGTGTTAAAGGTATATGGATGGCTGTTCCATGCACAGATATTCTATCTGTTGTAGTTACATTTATAATGACAAAAAGAGAATTAAATAATTTAAAAATTTTAGAAAAAGAAGAGGACTTGAGAATAGATGTCAACAAATAA
- a CDS encoding DUF1846 domain-containing protein: MKIGFDHNKYLEEQSKYILERVNNFDKLYLEFGGKLLFDLHAKRVLPGFDENAKIKLLQRLKEKVEVIICVYAGDIERNKIRGDFGITYDMDVFRLIDDLRERELEVNSVVITRYDDQPSTSLFITKLERRGIKVYQHRATKGYPTDVDTIVSEEGYGKNPYIETTKPIVVVTAPGPGSGKLATCLSQLYHENKRGNVAGYSKFETFPVWNVPLKHPLNIAYEAATVDLKDVNMIDSFHLEAYGETSVNYNRDIEAFPVLKRIIEKITNKESIYKSPTDMGVNRVGFGIVNDEVVREASKQEIIRRFFKTGCEYKKGYVDKETFQRARLIMEELNLKESDRKVVTIAREHLEKQKQLCGPNELLSSVAMELSNGIVLTGKKSNVLDSSSAVIINALKTIAGINDKIHLISPKIIEDILKLKENTLQSKNLGLDCEEMLIALTISASTNPMAQAALDSLSMLKGAQLHSTTILGKGDEQTLRKLGVDVTCDPVFPTENLYYNE; the protein is encoded by the coding sequence ATGAAAATAGGTTTTGATCACAATAAGTATCTAGAGGAACAATCTAAGTATATTCTAGAAAGAGTTAATAATTTTGATAAGTTATATCTTGAATTTGGTGGAAAGCTGTTATTTGACTTACATGCAAAAAGAGTTTTACCTGGATTCGATGAAAATGCAAAAATTAAACTTCTTCAAAGACTTAAAGAAAAAGTTGAAGTTATTATATGTGTTTATGCTGGAGATATCGAAAGAAACAAAATTAGAGGAGATTTCGGTATAACTTATGATATGGATGTATTCAGATTAATCGATGATTTAAGAGAACGTGAACTTGAAGTTAACAGTGTTGTTATTACAAGATATGATGATCAACCATCTACATCTCTTTTTATAACAAAACTTGAAAGAAGAGGAATCAAAGTTTACCAACATAGAGCAACTAAAGGATATCCTACTGATGTAGATACTATCGTTAGTGAAGAAGGATATGGAAAAAACCCATATATCGAAACAACTAAACCAATCGTTGTTGTAACTGCTCCAGGACCTGGAAGTGGAAAACTTGCAACTTGTTTAAGTCAACTATACCATGAAAATAAAAGAGGTAATGTTGCTGGTTATTCTAAATTTGAAACCTTCCCTGTTTGGAATGTTCCTTTAAAGCACCCTTTAAACATAGCTTATGAAGCTGCAACTGTAGACTTAAAAGATGTTAATATGATTGACTCTTTCCATTTGGAAGCTTACGGAGAAACATCGGTTAACTATAATAGAGATATTGAGGCTTTCCCTGTACTAAAAAGAATTATAGAAAAAATTACAAATAAAGAATCTATATACAAGTCACCAACAGATATGGGAGTTAATAGAGTTGGATTTGGAATTGTAAATGATGAGGTTGTTAGAGAAGCTTCTAAGCAAGAGATTATCAGAAGATTCTTTAAAACTGGATGTGAATATAAAAAAGGTTATGTAGATAAAGAAACTTTCCAAAGAGCAAGACTTATTATGGAAGAGTTAAACTTAAAAGAAAGTGATAGAAAAGTGGTAACAATCGCTAGAGAACACCTTGAAAAACAAAAGCAACTTTGTGGACCTAATGAATTACTTTCATCTGTTGCTATGGAACTATCTAATGGTATTGTATTAACTGGTAAAAAATCTAATGTTTTAGACTCATCTTCAGCAGTTATCATAAATGCTTTAAAAACGATTGCTGGAATCAATGATAAAATACATTTAATTTCACCTAAAATTATTGAAGATATTCTAAAGTTAAAAGAAAATACTTTACAAAGTAAAAATTTAGGTTTAGATTGTGAAGAGATGCTAATAGCACTTACTATTTCAGCTTCAACTAACCCTATGGCACAAGCTGCACTTGATTCTTTATCAATGCTAAAAGGTGCTCAACTTCACTCAACAACTATTCTAGGAAAAGGCGACGAGCAAACCCTTAGAAAGCTTGGAGTTGACGTTACTTGTGATCCTGTATTCCCTACAGAAAACTTATATTACAATGAGTAA
- a CDS encoding PLP-dependent aminotransferase family protein, with amino-acid sequence MLKISVNIDKNSKETIYLQIYKNIKRQILNGDAKKGDKLPSIRQVAIKLDINQNTVIQSYKILEEKGYIKKISGKGCFVNSISEFKVEDKEMPLIESFKYGQLSDENVINFYNGTPHPNCFPVKKYNSLVNEILKKYGGDIFQYQNVQGVNSLRELLSEEFEKEDIFVKKESIQITSGTQQALDIIIKLFAKKIKPTVALSDPTYPNALNIFKGWCNIKSLDIKNDGWDMDEFEKLLKEERIDFVYETVNFQNPTGVTWSLEKRKKMLELSEKYNFYIVEDDSFSDFYYGSEKPKTLKSLDQTGKERVIYIRTYSKILMPGIGLAVMIVPERLMQNILLIKYGLDTTTSGLNQKILEKFIARGYLEEHLSKLRKEFKEKQRLAIEMLEKIPNLQIMHKPNGGFFIWIKLSENIDGEKFYEKSKEKGVALLPGAVFYNDKRDVCKIRLSFISPSLEEIKLGMEILRELLLSSVVKDSEASSD; translated from the coding sequence ATGTTAAAAATAAGTGTAAATATAGATAAGAATTCTAAAGAAACTATTTACTTACAAATCTATAAAAATATAAAGAGACAAATTTTAAATGGAGATGCAAAAAAGGGAGATAAACTTCCATCTATAAGGCAAGTTGCAATAAAATTAGATATCAATCAAAATACTGTAATTCAAAGTTATAAAATATTAGAAGAAAAAGGATATATAAAAAAAATATCAGGAAAAGGTTGTTTTGTAAATAGTATCTCAGAGTTTAAAGTAGAAGACAAAGAGATGCCTTTGATTGAAAGTTTTAAATATGGGCAGCTTTCAGATGAGAATGTTATTAATTTTTACAACGGCACACCTCATCCTAATTGTTTTCCTGTAAAGAAATATAATAGTTTGGTAAATGAAATTTTGAAAAAATACGGTGGAGATATCTTTCAATATCAAAATGTTCAAGGAGTTAATAGTTTAAGAGAACTTTTGTCTGAAGAGTTTGAAAAAGAGGATATTTTTGTAAAAAAAGAAAGTATTCAAATAACTTCAGGAACTCAGCAGGCATTAGATATAATAATCAAACTTTTTGCAAAGAAAATCAAACCAACAGTAGCCTTATCTGATCCGACTTATCCAAATGCTTTAAATATATTTAAAGGTTGGTGTAATATAAAATCTTTGGATATAAAAAATGATGGATGGGATATGGATGAATTTGAAAAGCTACTTAAAGAAGAAAGAATAGATTTTGTGTATGAAACTGTAAATTTTCAAAATCCTACAGGAGTAACTTGGAGTTTGGAAAAAAGAAAAAAGATGTTAGAGCTATCAGAAAAATATAATTTTTATATAGTTGAAGATGATAGTTTTTCAGATTTTTATTATGGTTCTGAAAAACCTAAAACATTAAAAAGCCTAGATCAAACAGGAAAAGAAAGGGTCATTTATATAAGAACATATTCAAAAATACTTATGCCAGGGATAGGACTTGCTGTAATGATTGTTCCAGAAAGATTGATGCAAAATATTTTATTGATAAAATATGGACTAGATACAACAACTTCAGGATTAAATCAAAAGATATTAGAAAAATTTATAGCTAGAGGATATTTAGAAGAACATCTAAGTAAATTGAGAAAAGAGTTTAAAGAGAAACAAAGATTAGCTATAGAGATGCTTGAAAAAATTCCAAATTTACAAATAATGCATAAACCAAATGGAGGTTTTTTTATTTGGATCAAGTTGTCTGAAAATATAGATGGAGAAAAATTTTATGAAAAATCTAAAGAAAAAGGTGTTGCACTTTTACCGGGAGCAGTTTTTTATAATGACAAAAGAGATGTTTGCAAGATAAGATTAAGCTTTATATCTCCATCCCTAGAAGAAATAAAATTAGGAATGGAGATATTAAGAGAATTACTACTTAGTTCTGTGGTGAAAGATTCTGAAGCAAGTAGTGATTAA
- a CDS encoding threonine/serine exporter ThrE family protein, giving the protein MTKKHLISEHHVLQLATYAGKIILTSGGEVYRVEDTINKVGEYFNLKIDCFATLTCIIVSGKNLNGEVFSIVERINSRSTNLDKIHQVHGVLNEIEKYSFKTLKEKLESIDKDPSYGFGMNLLASALGGACFVVSFKGGAHDFAAAFISGASVSLFSYIVSGLQLNSFFINLISGSICALISNLFYTAGIIANPSISIISALMLLVPGVSFINSIRDIIAGDLVSGTSRAMEVLMTGGAIAIGAGLIIKLFFNFGGI; this is encoded by the coding sequence ATGACAAAAAAACACTTAATTTCTGAACATCATGTTCTTCAACTAGCAACTTACGCCGGAAAAATAATACTCACAAGTGGCGGAGAAGTTTATAGAGTTGAAGACACTATCAATAAAGTCGGTGAATATTTTAATTTAAAAATTGATTGTTTTGCCACACTAACTTGCATCATTGTTTCAGGTAAAAATTTGAATGGAGAGGTTTTTTCAATAGTAGAAAGAATTAATTCTAGATCTACAAATTTAGATAAGATCCATCAAGTTCATGGAGTTTTGAATGAAATTGAGAAATATTCTTTCAAGACTTTAAAAGAAAAATTAGAGAGTATAGATAAAGATCCATCTTATGGATTTGGAATGAATCTTCTTGCATCTGCATTGGGTGGAGCTTGCTTCGTGGTTTCTTTCAAAGGAGGAGCACATGATTTTGCAGCAGCTTTTATTTCTGGAGCCTCTGTCTCTCTTTTCAGTTATATTGTTTCAGGATTACAATTGAATAGTTTTTTTATCAATCTTATATCTGGAAGCATTTGTGCTTTAATCTCGAATCTTTTTTATACAGCGGGGATTATTGCAAATCCTTCTATAAGTATTATTTCAGCTCTAATGCTTTTGGTTCCAGGAGTATCTTTTATAAACTCGATTAGAGATATAATTGCTGGAGACTTAGTTTCTGGGACTTCCAGAGCTATGGAAGTACTTATGACTGGTGGGGCTATCGCTATAGGTGCCGGTCTAATAATCAAACTATTTTTTAATTTTGGAGGAATATAA
- a CDS encoding threonine/serine exporter family protein has translation MFFLEVLFAFFITASFAILFNVRGKLIVYSGIGGAISWFFYLFFTEKGYSYSTCYLLATAITAFYSEIMAKRLKTTVPTLLIAALIPMAPGGGVYYTMLYLIENNYQESMLKGMETSIIAGSMALGIILITTCFRIFHHRTK, from the coding sequence ATGTTTTTTTTAGAAGTTTTGTTTGCTTTTTTCATAACTGCTAGTTTTGCAATATTATTTAATGTTAGAGGTAAACTAATTGTTTATTCTGGAATTGGTGGAGCCATAAGTTGGTTTTTCTATCTTTTTTTCACTGAAAAAGGATACTCTTATTCAACGTGTTATCTTTTGGCTACTGCTATAACTGCTTTTTATTCAGAAATTATGGCAAAAAGATTAAAAACTACAGTTCCAACTCTTCTTATTGCAGCCCTTATTCCTATGGCTCCTGGGGGAGGTGTTTACTATACTATGCTTTATTTGATTGAAAACAACTACCAAGAATCTATGCTAAAAGGTATGGAAACCTCTATTATTGCTGGTTCTATGGCACTAGGCATAATTTTAATCACTACTTGCTTCAGAATCTTTCACCACAGAACTAAGTAG
- the mgtA gene encoding magnesium-translocating P-type ATPase, giving the protein MKKSILKNTNDRLKWAMAATKEEILSTLNTSFEGYDQNLVLDMREKFGRNSITEQKKVSTFKKFIEAFVNPFTIILFILAFVSFVTDISLAEPGEKEFTGVIIISTMVLVSGLLRFIQEKRSSNAVEKLNEMVETTASIKRYKNEKKEIPVDEIVVGDIIYFTAGDIVPADIRIVQAKDLFISQSSLTGESDAVEKFSFENTSDLSILESSNLVFMGSNVISGSAIGVVIAVGDDTILGGIAKQLNNKKVITSFDKGVNSVSKVLITFMIFMVPFIFMINGLIKGDWFEAFLFALSIAVGLTPEMLPMIVSANLAKGAAKMAKKKVIVKNLNSIQDFGAIDVLCTDKTGTLTEDKIVLEHYLDIEGNEDKRVLRHAFLNSFYQTGLKNLIDIAIINHSQEEDLKSLSKDYTKIDEIPFDFSRRRMSVLIEDLKGKTQLITKGAIEEMISVSTFVEYKGNIEPLTDEIKKEILEKVRSYNSKGLRILGVSQKNIKKKECSIADEAEMVLIGYLAFLDPPKQSTKKAIETLLEYNVNVKILTGDNDIVTSCICNQVGLDSNNIILGSDIEKMSFEELKIIVEKVNIFAKLSPNQKTMIVKTLRENGHIVGFMGDGINDAPAMKEADVGISVDGAVDIAKESADIILLEKDLMVLEEGIIEGRKIYGNIIKYIKMTASSNFGNMFSVLVASAFLPFLPMYPIQILMLNLIYDLSCIGIPWDNVDEEFLKIPRKWDASSIKKFMISIGPSSSVFDITTFGVMYFIICPMVFGGSFNTLNESQQVGFIALFNAGWFVESLWSQTLVIHMIRTPKIPFIQSRASWTLSILTTLGILVGTIIPFTSLGTNLGMMALPFVYFPFLAITIFLYIVLVTLLKKWFIKRHGELL; this is encoded by the coding sequence ATGAAGAAATCTATATTAAAAAATACTAATGACAGACTTAAGTGGGCTATGGCTGCCACTAAAGAAGAGATTCTTTCAACATTAAACACATCTTTTGAGGGATATGATCAAAATTTAGTTTTGGATATGAGAGAAAAATTTGGAAGGAATAGTATTACTGAACAAAAGAAAGTATCTACTTTTAAAAAGTTTATCGAAGCTTTTGTTAATCCATTTACAATAATACTGTTTATTTTAGCTTTTGTTTCTTTTGTTACAGATATCAGTTTAGCTGAGCCAGGTGAGAAAGAATTTACAGGAGTTATTATAATAAGTACAATGGTTTTAGTTAGTGGACTGTTACGTTTTATTCAAGAAAAACGTTCGAGTAATGCAGTAGAAAAATTAAATGAAATGGTTGAAACAACAGCTTCTATCAAAAGATATAAAAATGAAAAAAAAGAAATTCCAGTTGATGAAATTGTCGTAGGAGACATAATCTATTTTACAGCAGGAGACATTGTTCCTGCTGATATAAGGATAGTCCAAGCAAAAGATCTATTCATAAGCCAATCTTCTCTAACTGGAGAAAGTGATGCTGTAGAAAAATTTTCTTTTGAAAATACTTCGGACTTATCTATACTAGAATCTAGTAATCTAGTTTTTATGGGAAGTAATGTTATCAGTGGTTCAGCTATTGGTGTAGTTATTGCTGTTGGAGATGACACAATTCTCGGTGGAATAGCAAAGCAATTGAATAATAAAAAAGTTATAACTAGTTTTGATAAAGGAGTGAATTCTGTTTCGAAAGTTTTGATAACTTTTATGATTTTTATGGTTCCTTTTATTTTTATGATTAACGGATTAATTAAAGGAGACTGGTTTGAAGCGTTCTTATTTGCACTTTCAATAGCTGTCGGTTTAACACCTGAAATGTTACCAATGATCGTTTCAGCGAACCTTGCTAAAGGTGCAGCAAAAATGGCTAAAAAGAAGGTTATTGTTAAAAATTTGAATTCTATACAGGACTTTGGTGCTATTGATGTTCTTTGTACAGATAAAACTGGAACACTTACAGAAGATAAAATAGTACTAGAACATTATCTAGATATTGAGGGAAATGAAGATAAGCGTGTCCTACGTCATGCTTTTTTAAATAGTTTTTATCAGACAGGCTTAAAAAATTTGATAGATATTGCTATAATAAATCACTCTCAAGAAGAGGATTTAAAGAGTTTATCTAAAGATTATACAAAAATAGATGAGATTCCATTTGATTTTAGTCGTCGTCGTATGAGTGTATTGATTGAAGATCTTAAAGGAAAAACTCAGTTGATAACTAAAGGTGCCATAGAAGAGATGATATCTGTTTCGACTTTTGTTGAATATAAAGGGAATATAGAACCTTTAACAGACGAAATAAAAAAAGAGATTTTGGAAAAAGTAAGATCATACAATAGTAAAGGGCTTAGAATTTTAGGTGTTTCTCAAAAAAATATTAAGAAGAAAGAGTGCTCGATAGCTGATGAAGCTGAAATGGTTTTAATAGGTTACTTGGCTTTTTTAGATCCGCCTAAACAAAGTACTAAAAAGGCAATTGAAACTTTGTTGGAGTATAATGTTAATGTGAAAATATTAACTGGAGATAATGATATCGTAACTAGTTGTATTTGTAATCAAGTTGGGTTAGATTCTAATAATATTATTTTGGGTTCTGATATTGAGAAGATGTCTTTTGAAGAGCTTAAAATTATTGTGGAAAAAGTTAATATTTTTGCAAAACTTTCTCCTAATCAAAAGACAATGATAGTTAAAACTCTTAGAGAAAATGGTCATATTGTAGGATTTATGGGAGATGGTATAAATGATGCTCCAGCTATGAAAGAAGCTGATGTTGGAATCTCTGTAGATGGAGCTGTAGATATAGCTAAAGAATCAGCTGATATTATTTTATTAGAAAAAGATCTTATGGTTTTAGAAGAGGGAATCATAGAAGGAAGAAAAATTTATGGAAACATAATAAAATATATTAAAATGACAGCGAGCTCTAATTTTGGAAATATGTTTTCTGTTCTTGTGGCTAGTGCATTTTTACCATTTCTTCCTATGTATCCTATACAGATATTAATGTTAAATTTAATATATGATTTATCTTGTATAGGTATTCCTTGGGATAATGTTGATGAAGAATTTTTAAAAATTCCTAGAAAATGGGATGCATCATCTATTAAAAAGTTTATGATTTCTATAGGACCTTCTAGTTCGGTATTTGATATCACAACATTTGGTGTAATGTATTTTATTATTTGTCCTATGGTTTTTGGTGGAAGCTTTAATACGTTAAATGAGAGCCAACAGGTTGGATTTATAGCCCTATTTAATGCTGGATGGTTTGTGGAGTCTCTTTGGTCACAAACACTTGTAATTCATATGATTAGAACGCCTAAAATACCGTTTATTCAAAGTAGAGCTTCTTGGACATTGTCGATATTGACTACTTTAGGAATTTTGGTTGGAACAATTATTCCATTTACAAGTCTGGGTACAAATCTTGGTATGATGGCCCTACCTTTTGTTTATTTTCCATTTTTAGCAATAACTATTTTCCTTTATATTGTTCTTGTAACTTTATTAAAAAAATGGTTTATAAAAAGACACGGAGAATTGCTTTAA